The Agrobacterium vitis genome has a segment encoding these proteins:
- a CDS encoding methyl-accepting chemotaxis protein: MTSAKNRDATEKQLSIKRPTNFLLRSVCVIIAIAILAGAGIVHFTREEYNRALEDVRRDEQEQTLIYKKDLDNALAQIYQNIRTLSFLPDVKSMDRHATNLGPSAKATIQQIYNNLWSNVAVSEIYFTPESFNPEKLDPVTKEQEAPALMFDEMITGNAEDAAKDESSSKATNEQPEIEDEEYALLTKQIAFFRQRYPTVDTFKDLEVPIIAGPIVKTCDNTDFNRTLVEYDRQGMVFSVPYFDQSGAFKGVVSAIVRLRVLEKYLPSSDASLVNIAYGSFVNASKPGQAELSRTSVAQGKPDPTLTYSEVLQLTFPDPQGAWYLWRGVSNDKLLNHAEISAVSSQQNLALGFVALLTLAAIAASVFASRRFVIPAHELTAAIMEVADGNLQADVPFVDRKDTLGRIATAVAGFRKNAILLRTAEIERQAKADKDLAEQRERKRQDEQRTAELMVVVEKLGAGLNRLADCNIRMTIDEPFIDTFETIRTDFNSSLASFQSVLENVLSCTVTIQTSSGEMQSAASSMSKRTEQQSAALEETSATLAQISATILAAAENAQDTRSLVGDARKCTTTSTAVVGKAICAMQRIENASNEIGQIIGVIDEIAFQTNLLALNAGVEAARAGEAGRGFAVVASEVRELAQRSAKAAKEIKTLINKSAEEVNEGVKLVAETGSSLTQIEQYVTEIDVNVDAIAKGASEQAIGLKQVTIAVDNIDQMTQQNATMAEEASALSNSLADEAQNLAHLVQGFKLNRRKAIREPGSAAANKPVQRALSEHTAYRAAG; the protein is encoded by the coding sequence ATGACTTCGGCAAAAAACCGCGATGCAACGGAAAAACAACTGTCAATAAAAAGGCCTACCAATTTCCTGTTGCGATCCGTTTGCGTCATCATTGCCATAGCGATCCTTGCGGGTGCAGGAATCGTTCACTTCACCCGAGAGGAATATAACAGGGCATTAGAAGACGTGCGTCGCGATGAGCAAGAGCAAACCCTGATCTACAAAAAGGATTTGGACAACGCTCTCGCCCAGATTTACCAGAACATCAGAACGCTCTCGTTTCTGCCCGACGTGAAAAGCATGGATCGTCACGCAACCAATTTGGGACCATCCGCGAAAGCAACGATCCAGCAAATCTACAACAATCTCTGGAGCAATGTTGCGGTCTCGGAAATTTATTTCACCCCAGAAAGCTTTAATCCTGAGAAGCTGGACCCGGTCACCAAAGAGCAGGAAGCCCCCGCCCTGATGTTTGACGAGATGATAACGGGGAATGCAGAGGACGCTGCCAAGGACGAGAGTTCAAGCAAAGCAACAAACGAACAACCCGAAATCGAAGATGAAGAATATGCGTTGCTCACCAAACAAATTGCCTTTTTTCGTCAACGGTACCCAACCGTAGACACGTTCAAAGACCTTGAAGTGCCGATTATCGCCGGACCGATTGTCAAGACTTGTGACAATACGGATTTTAACCGTACACTCGTTGAATATGATCGGCAGGGCATGGTGTTCTCCGTTCCCTATTTCGACCAATCCGGAGCGTTTAAGGGTGTGGTGTCAGCCATTGTTCGTCTGCGGGTTCTCGAAAAATATCTACCAAGCAGCGACGCCTCGCTGGTCAACATCGCTTACGGCTCTTTTGTGAATGCTTCAAAACCCGGGCAAGCGGAATTGTCCAGGACATCGGTCGCCCAGGGTAAGCCTGATCCAACATTGACCTATTCTGAAGTTCTACAGCTGACATTTCCTGACCCGCAAGGTGCATGGTATCTATGGCGGGGTGTCTCCAACGATAAACTGTTGAACCATGCGGAAATTTCTGCGGTATCTTCACAGCAGAATTTGGCTCTCGGTTTTGTGGCATTGCTCACACTCGCTGCCATTGCAGCCAGTGTGTTTGCCTCAAGGCGCTTCGTTATCCCTGCCCATGAATTGACCGCAGCCATCATGGAGGTCGCCGACGGCAATCTGCAGGCAGATGTGCCGTTCGTTGATCGAAAGGACACTCTGGGCCGCATTGCCACTGCTGTTGCTGGCTTTAGAAAGAACGCGATTTTGTTGCGCACGGCAGAAATCGAAAGGCAAGCAAAGGCAGACAAGGATCTCGCCGAACAACGCGAGAGAAAACGTCAGGACGAGCAGCGCACGGCGGAACTCATGGTCGTGGTGGAAAAACTGGGAGCTGGCCTGAACCGGCTGGCGGATTGCAACATCCGCATGACGATTGACGAGCCTTTCATCGACACTTTTGAAACAATCAGAACCGATTTCAACAGCTCTCTGGCATCGTTCCAAAGCGTTCTTGAAAATGTCCTAAGCTGTACTGTGACGATACAAACCAGCAGCGGCGAAATGCAGTCCGCAGCGTCGAGCATGTCCAAGCGCACCGAACAGCAATCCGCAGCGCTTGAAGAAACATCGGCAACCCTGGCGCAGATCAGTGCAACCATTCTGGCGGCAGCAGAAAATGCGCAGGATACACGTTCGTTGGTTGGCGATGCCCGCAAATGTACGACAACATCCACCGCCGTTGTCGGCAAGGCGATTTGTGCAATGCAGCGCATCGAAAACGCTTCGAACGAGATTGGGCAAATCATCGGCGTCATCGACGAAATCGCTTTCCAGACCAATCTGCTTGCTTTGAATGCCGGGGTTGAAGCCGCGCGCGCCGGAGAGGCCGGACGCGGATTTGCCGTTGTCGCTTCTGAAGTCCGCGAACTGGCACAAAGGTCGGCGAAGGCGGCCAAGGAGATCAAAACGCTGATCAACAAGTCTGCTGAGGAGGTCAACGAGGGTGTCAAGCTGGTTGCGGAAACCGGCTCATCCCTGACCCAGATCGAGCAATATGTCACTGAGATCGATGTCAATGTCGATGCGATCGCGAAGGGTGCCAGTGAGCAAGCCATTGGCCTCAAACAAGTGACCATCGCAGTTGATAATATCGATCAGATGACACAGCAAAACGCCACCATGGCAGAAGAGGCTTCGGCCCTGAGCAACTCGCTTGCAGATGAAGCCCAGAACCTGGCTCACCTTGTGCAAGGTTTCAAGCTAAACCGCCGCAAGGCCATCAGAGAGCCGGGTAGCGCGGCTGCAAACAAACCAGTTCAACGCGCGTTATCAGAACACACTGCATACCGTGCAGCGGGTTGA
- a CDS encoding cytochrome ubiquinol oxidase subunit I, whose product MFDQFDAVLLARIQFAFTVSFHIIFPAFSIGLASYLAVLNGLYLWTKKQVYFELFNFWKTIFAVAFGMGVVSGIVMSYQFGTNWSVFSDKAGPVIGPLMGYEVLTAFFLEAGFLGVMLFGLQRVGPKLHFFATCMVAFGTLISATWILAVNSWMQTPAGFGMNDKGQFIPLDWWAVIFNPSFPYRLVHMVLAAYLTTALVVGAVGAWHLLRKTAPRRAGKMFSMAMGMVAVVAPIQILAGDAHGLNTLEHQPVKIMAMEGHYDSHPDGAPLILFGIPNPAEKRVDYAVEIPKLSSLILKHDLNAPMAGLDTVPDELEPPVAVIFWSFRVMVGLGFAMLGLGLWSLWARYRRTLYSSDWLHRAAFAMGPAGFIAVLSGWITTEVGRQPYTIYGHLLTAQSHSPIAAPAVATSLIAFIVVYFFVFGAGTFYILRLMARLPRDPTPEIGDAPLRSAGITPGPAHHTQGKGGSHAL is encoded by the coding sequence ATGTTCGATCAATTCGATGCCGTTCTTCTCGCGCGGATACAGTTTGCCTTCACGGTTTCCTTCCACATTATCTTTCCAGCCTTCTCCATCGGGCTGGCCAGCTATCTGGCCGTCCTGAACGGCTTGTACCTCTGGACCAAAAAACAGGTCTATTTCGAGCTGTTCAATTTCTGGAAGACGATCTTTGCCGTCGCCTTCGGCATGGGCGTGGTATCAGGCATCGTGATGTCCTATCAGTTCGGCACCAATTGGTCGGTGTTTTCGGACAAGGCCGGGCCGGTGATCGGTCCGCTGATGGGCTATGAGGTGTTGACGGCATTCTTTCTGGAAGCGGGCTTCCTTGGCGTCATGCTGTTCGGTCTGCAACGGGTCGGGCCAAAGCTGCATTTCTTCGCCACCTGCATGGTGGCTTTCGGCACGCTGATTTCGGCTACCTGGATTCTCGCTGTGAATTCCTGGATGCAAACGCCTGCCGGGTTCGGCATGAACGATAAAGGTCAGTTCATTCCGCTCGACTGGTGGGCGGTGATCTTCAACCCATCCTTCCCCTATCGCCTCGTGCATATGGTGCTGGCCGCCTATCTCACCACGGCGCTGGTGGTGGGTGCGGTGGGTGCCTGGCATTTACTGCGCAAGACCGCGCCGCGCCGGGCTGGCAAGATGTTTTCGATGGCAATGGGCATGGTCGCCGTGGTTGCGCCAATCCAGATCCTCGCCGGTGATGCCCACGGGCTGAATACGCTGGAACACCAGCCGGTGAAGATCATGGCCATGGAAGGTCATTATGACAGCCATCCCGATGGCGCGCCGCTCATCCTGTTCGGCATTCCCAATCCCGCCGAAAAACGGGTGGATTATGCCGTCGAGATTCCAAAACTCTCCAGCCTGATCCTCAAGCACGACCTCAATGCGCCAATGGCCGGGCTGGATACGGTGCCGGATGAGTTGGAGCCGCCGGTCGCGGTGATTTTCTGGTCGTTCCGCGTCATGGTTGGCCTAGGCTTTGCCATGCTGGGGCTGGGTCTGTGGAGCCTGTGGGCGCGCTATCGCCGCACACTCTATAGCAGTGACTGGCTGCATCGCGCTGCTTTTGCCATGGGACCCGCGGGCTTCATCGCGGTTTTGAGCGGCTGGATCACCACCGAGGTGGGGCGTCAGCCCTATACGATCTATGGTCATTTGCTGACGGCGCAGTCCCATTCGCCAATTGCCGCGCCTGCGGTGGCGACATCGCTGATCGCCTTCATCGTCGTCTATTTCTTCGTGTTCGGGGCAGGGACCTTCTACATTCTTCGGTTGATGGCGCGGCTGCCACGCGATCCGACGCCGGAAATCGGCGATGCACCGCTGCGCAGCGCCGGGATCACGCCGGGTCCTGCTCACCACACCCAAGGCAAAGGAGGCTCTCATGCCCTTTGA
- the cydB gene encoding cytochrome d ubiquinol oxidase subunit II yields MPFDYAFLWAAIIAFAVLAYVILDGFDLGVGLLFPFFKSEHDRDQMMNSVAPVWDGNETWLVLGGGGLMAVFPLAYATILPALYMPIILMLLGLIFRGVAFEYRWRTRRWKGVWDVGFTGGSLVAGFSQGVALGALVQGIPVVDRAYAGGWWDWLTPFSIATGVALVFGYTLLGATWLVFKTVGPLRAQAQRYALAAAVLTVGAMGVFSLWTPWLKPHYLDRWFTFPTAVFSVIVPVLVLGCLYLVFKGLRDGNDWLPFVASLALFVLGYVGIGISFYPYIVPTSVTIWEAAAPDTSLKFLLVGAAILVPIILIYTTYAYWVFRGKIDPEEGYH; encoded by the coding sequence ATGCCCTTTGATTATGCGTTCCTCTGGGCCGCGATCATCGCCTTTGCGGTGCTGGCCTATGTCATCCTCGACGGTTTCGATCTGGGCGTCGGCCTGTTGTTTCCGTTCTTCAAGAGTGAGCATGACCGTGACCAGATGATGAACTCGGTGGCGCCCGTCTGGGATGGCAACGAGACCTGGCTGGTACTGGGCGGCGGTGGTTTGATGGCGGTGTTCCCGCTGGCCTATGCCACCATCCTGCCAGCGCTTTACATGCCGATCATTCTGATGCTGCTTGGCCTGATCTTTCGCGGCGTGGCCTTCGAATACCGCTGGCGCACGCGGCGCTGGAAGGGCGTTTGGGATGTTGGCTTTACTGGCGGTTCGCTGGTGGCTGGCTTTTCGCAAGGCGTGGCGCTGGGCGCTTTGGTACAGGGCATTCCGGTCGTTGACCGCGCCTATGCCGGTGGCTGGTGGGACTGGCTGACACCGTTTTCGATTGCGACAGGCGTTGCCCTGGTGTTCGGCTACACGCTACTGGGCGCCACCTGGCTGGTGTTCAAGACGGTCGGGCCGCTGCGCGCCCAGGCACAACGCTACGCACTTGCCGCCGCCGTGCTGACGGTTGGGGCGATGGGCGTGTTCAGCCTGTGGACGCCGTGGTTGAAGCCGCATTATCTCGACCGCTGGTTCACCTTTCCGACGGCGGTGTTTTCCGTCATCGTGCCGGTGCTGGTGCTTGGCTGCCTCTATTTGGTGTTCAAGGGCCTGCGCGACGGTAACGACTGGCTGCCCTTCGTCGCGTCGCTTGCACTGTTCGTGCTTGGCTATGTCGGTATCGGCATCAGTTTCTATCCCTATATCGTGCCCACCTCGGTGACGATCTGGGAAGCGGCGGCGCCCGACACCAGCCTGAAATTCCTATTGGTCGGGGCGGCTATCCTTGTGCCGATCATTCTGATCTATACGACCTATGCCTACTGGGTTTTCAGAGGCAAGATCGATCCGGAAGAAGGGTATCATTGA
- a CDS encoding DUF2474 domain-containing protein — MAQDIGTEPKSLKQKILWFAIFWIVGVAVVGAIAASIRLVLMQA, encoded by the coding sequence ATGGCGCAAGACATTGGGACAGAACCGAAATCCTTGAAACAGAAGATCCTGTGGTTTGCGATTTTCTGGATTGTCGGTGTGGCAGTGGTTGGCGCAATCGCGGCTTCCATCCGGCTGGTGCTGATGCAGGCATAA
- a CDS encoding Tim44 domain-containing protein — protein sequence MGRACRIIGIVAIGVAVTLSAVDFAEARRAGSSSSFGSRGERTFSAPPATSTAPTTAAPIQRSMTPNNGATTPGMQQPASRGLFGGMAGGLMGGLLMGGLFGMLLGGGFGGAAGMFGMLFQLLLIGGLIMLAMRFFNRNRTASSYAGPAARNDMSQPGNASQGSSGGFGGFSIPKMGSGAALGATRPAVSKAGSDDVGIGPKDLEIFESLLKDMQKAYAEEDYSALRRITTPEAMSYLAEELGEHATKGVKNEVRDVHLLQGDLAEAWREGTVDYATVAMRYEAIDVMRDRATGAVVDGDPDHPQQSVEVWTFVRRPGSGWSISAIQSA from the coding sequence ATGGGAAGAGCATGCAGGATCATCGGCATCGTGGCAATCGGAGTGGCAGTAACCCTGTCAGCGGTCGATTTCGCGGAGGCCCGCCGGGCCGGAAGCTCCAGCAGCTTTGGTAGCCGTGGTGAGCGCACCTTTAGCGCCCCGCCTGCCACCAGCACGGCCCCAACGACCGCAGCGCCCATTCAGCGCAGCATGACACCGAATAACGGTGCGACAACGCCTGGCATGCAGCAGCCCGCTTCGCGCGGCCTGTTTGGCGGCATGGCCGGTGGTTTGATGGGCGGCCTTTTGATGGGTGGTCTGTTCGGAATGTTGCTCGGCGGCGGCTTCGGCGGTGCGGCTGGCATGTTCGGCATGTTGTTCCAGCTCTTGCTGATTGGCGGCTTGATCATGCTGGCCATGCGGTTCTTCAACCGTAATCGCACGGCCTCGTCCTATGCCGGTCCGGCCGCGCGCAATGACATGTCGCAGCCGGGGAATGCTTCCCAAGGTTCGTCTGGCGGTTTCGGTGGCTTCTCCATCCCCAAAATGGGATCTGGCGCGGCACTCGGTGCCACTCGCCCGGCCGTTTCCAAGGCTGGTAGCGATGATGTGGGCATCGGCCCGAAGGATCTGGAGATTTTCGAGAGCCTGCTGAAAGACATGCAGAAGGCCTATGCGGAAGAAGATTATTCGGCGCTGCGCCGGATCACAACGCCGGAAGCCATGTCCTACCTCGCCGAAGAGCTTGGTGAACACGCGACCAAGGGCGTCAAGAACGAGGTTCGTGATGTCCATCTTCTGCAGGGTGACCTAGCCGAAGCCTGGCGCGAAGGCACTGTTGATTATGCCACGGTCGCCATGCGCTATGAAGCTATCGATGTGATGCGTGACCGTGCCACCGGCGCTGTGGTGGATGGTGATCCCGATCATCCGCAGCAGTCGGTGGAAGTCTGGACCTTCGTGCGCCGCCCCGGTTCGGGCTGGAGCATCTCGGCAATCCAGTCGGCTTGA
- a CDS encoding transglycosylase SLT domain-containing protein has translation MRRILIIALLLALASCARPPSQIRNACAIFEQKDGAFENWKRAARSVEREYGVPVPILLATIYTESSFRARARPPRRYILGFIPWKRVSTAYGYSQALDGTWDRYQRETGRYLARRTNFGDAVRFIGWYHYQSHLRNGIPFSSPYNIYLAYHSGQDGYRRGAYRARPEALAGAKRFAAITAVYEQQLRRCP, from the coding sequence ATGCGTAGAATCCTCATCATCGCCCTCTTGCTGGCTTTGGCAAGCTGCGCCCGGCCGCCCAGCCAGATCCGCAACGCCTGCGCGATCTTCGAGCAAAAGGATGGTGCCTTTGAAAACTGGAAGCGCGCTGCCCGTTCGGTGGAGCGCGAATACGGTGTTCCGGTGCCGATCCTGTTGGCGACCATCTATACCGAATCCAGCTTCCGCGCCCGCGCCCGGCCACCCAGACGCTACATTCTCGGCTTCATTCCATGGAAGCGCGTCTCGACGGCCTATGGCTATTCGCAGGCTCTTGATGGTACCTGGGACCGCTATCAGCGTGAAACCGGTCGTTACCTTGCCCGGCGCACCAATTTCGGCGACGCCGTGCGCTTCATCGGCTGGTATCACTACCAGAGCCACCTGCGCAACGGCATCCCCTTCAGCAGCCCCTACAACATCTATCTGGCCTACCATTCCGGCCAGGACGGCTATCGCCGAGGCGCTTACCGCGCCCGCCCTGAGGCCTTGGCCGGTGCCAAGCGCTTTGCCGCCATCACCGCCGTTTACGAGCAGCAGCTGCGCCGCTGCCCGTGA
- the bcsN gene encoding cellulose biosynthesis protein BcsN, which translates to MKTTDDQCPGKGSVRAANRSLRRIGTLLSMLGVALAASSCVAGIDPNSTGSISKKKPLAANTQAVEKGAPEVAMLKLSGLSVPVTGNRHRIESTSAFQTLLYPTTGTLGENSLAIEIGLADSDRFRQMAMTNEAPASIKKLFPGVKMVPDTAIHQNGYGQFGVATGTLGKSGGACVYAWQAVKDPRAFKTAVSLSDKSELELPVRVTLRYCDAKARPEQLADLMRTLSIRSVTSRNLDLLR; encoded by the coding sequence ATGAAAACCACAGATGACCAATGTCCCGGCAAGGGTAGTGTCCGTGCCGCAAACCGAAGCTTGCGACGGATCGGAACGCTCCTGTCGATGCTTGGCGTCGCCTTGGCGGCGTCTTCCTGCGTGGCTGGTATCGATCCCAACTCAACAGGATCGATTTCCAAGAAGAAGCCGCTGGCGGCAAACACACAGGCTGTGGAAAAGGGGGCGCCCGAAGTGGCGATGCTAAAGCTTTCCGGCCTTTCGGTGCCGGTTACCGGCAATCGTCATCGCATCGAGTCGACCTCGGCTTTCCAGACCCTGCTTTACCCGACGACCGGCACGCTTGGTGAAAACAGCCTGGCAATCGAGATCGGGCTTGCCGACAGCGACCGTTTTCGCCAGATGGCGATGACCAATGAAGCGCCAGCGTCGATCAAGAAACTGTTTCCCGGAGTCAAAATGGTGCCCGACACCGCCATTCATCAGAACGGCTATGGGCAATTCGGGGTTGCCACTGGCACGCTCGGCAAGAGCGGCGGCGCATGCGTCTATGCCTGGCAGGCGGTGAAGGACCCGCGCGCCTTCAAGACCGCGGTCAGCCTGTCCGATAAATCCGAACTGGAATTGCCGGTGCGGGTCACGCTTCGCTATTGCGACGCCAAGGCGAGGCCGGAACAGTTGGCCGATCTGATGCGGACGCTGTCGATCCGCTCGGTTACCAGCCGTAACCTCGATCTTTTGAGATAA
- a CDS encoding TonB-dependent siderophore receptor has product MGTALVQARKTKGQDRSNRHRAALMAGIALQALCLPGLVHAQDATTQLSTITVEGKSETATGPVDGYVAKRTSTGSKSDTPITQVPQSVSVIGTAEMADRGVTNKVDEALRYTSGVYTQPFGADGDTNWMYIRGFEATQTGSFLDGLNLWSYGFGGFLVDPVVLERVEVLKGPASVLYGGSNPGGLINMVGKRPTGEKFLTTEIGINNYGNAFLTFDTGDTIKDSDVSYRVTGKIAGGDKAADYAHDFRGVIMPQITWAPDDGTKLNVYAYYSYLDQTSGTNGFFPYVGTVEKASFGRIDRDAYYGEPGSDYSYSRQTMVGTDFSHELENGWTFSQTARYSYLNKAENTPYTYGYYDPATGSNYLSEPTSSDAYLTRLGFNHHTEVNSFAIDNHLNGEVETGALKHDVTLGVDYKFYQLDQVQASTTDTPISATDPVYGTTQPANSVYLNQILRQNQIGGYVQDQIHFGGGFIATLNGRYDYVYTTSNDRTASNADYDSNESAASGRAGLAYQFDNGLTPYVSVASFFNPQIGVTQGDPLKAEKGEQYEAGIKYEPSFFPGMITASVFQIDKKNWTVTDPLTFLSTQIGEVRSRGFELEGKVELNADWKALASFTYQDLEILEHADSSLIGNSPYLVPKMLASAWLDYAIPTTVLAGKLEGFSLGGGIRYQGESWADYANTKKVPDAVLFDAAIRYKKDDWGAALTVTNLFDKQYVSGCQGTLTCGYGEGRTLTLKISKSW; this is encoded by the coding sequence ATGGGGACGGCATTGGTTCAGGCACGGAAAACAAAAGGGCAGGATCGCTCAAACCGGCATCGCGCCGCCCTGATGGCCGGGATTGCCCTGCAAGCGCTATGCCTGCCGGGCCTCGTCCATGCGCAGGACGCCACCACGCAATTGTCAACCATCACCGTCGAAGGCAAAAGCGAAACCGCGACCGGCCCGGTTGATGGCTATGTGGCCAAGCGTACCTCGACAGGCTCCAAATCCGATACGCCGATCACGCAAGTGCCGCAATCGGTCTCGGTGATCGGCACCGCCGAAATGGCGGATCGCGGCGTCACCAACAAGGTTGATGAGGCGCTGCGCTATACGTCCGGCGTCTACACCCAACCGTTCGGGGCCGATGGCGACACCAACTGGATGTATATACGTGGCTTCGAGGCCACCCAGACCGGCAGCTTCCTCGACGGGTTGAACCTGTGGAGCTATGGCTTCGGTGGGTTTCTGGTGGACCCTGTCGTGCTAGAGCGGGTGGAAGTGCTGAAAGGCCCGGCCTCGGTTCTCTATGGCGGCTCCAATCCGGGCGGGCTCATCAATATGGTCGGTAAGCGTCCGACGGGCGAAAAATTTCTCACCACCGAAATCGGCATCAACAATTATGGCAATGCCTTCCTGACCTTCGATACCGGCGATACGATCAAGGACAGCGATGTCAGCTACCGAGTGACCGGCAAGATCGCCGGTGGCGACAAGGCTGCCGATTACGCCCATGATTTCCGTGGCGTGATCATGCCGCAAATCACTTGGGCTCCGGATGATGGCACCAAGCTGAATGTCTATGCCTATTATTCCTATCTCGACCAGACCTCCGGCACCAATGGCTTCTTCCCTTATGTCGGCACCGTGGAAAAAGCCTCCTTCGGGCGGATCGACCGGGATGCCTATTATGGTGAGCCGGGCAGCGACTACAGCTATTCACGCCAGACCATGGTGGGTACGGATTTCAGCCACGAGCTTGAAAACGGCTGGACGTTTTCGCAAACCGCCCGCTATTCCTACCTCAACAAGGCCGAGAACACGCCCTATACCTATGGGTATTACGACCCGGCCACCGGCAGCAATTATCTTTCTGAACCGACAAGCAGCGATGCCTACCTGACACGGCTTGGCTTCAACCACCATACCGAAGTCAATTCCTTCGCCATCGACAACCATCTGAACGGCGAGGTCGAGACTGGCGCGCTGAAGCATGACGTAACGCTGGGCGTCGATTACAAATTCTACCAGCTCGATCAGGTGCAGGCCAGCACCACCGACACGCCGATCAGTGCCACCGATCCGGTCTACGGCACGACCCAGCCCGCCAATTCGGTCTATCTCAACCAGATCCTGCGCCAGAACCAGATCGGCGGCTATGTGCAGGACCAGATCCATTTCGGCGGCGGCTTTATCGCCACGCTGAATGGCCGTTACGACTATGTCTACACCACGTCCAACGACCGTACCGCCAGCAATGCCGACTATGACAGCAATGAAAGTGCGGCCAGCGGCCGGGCGGGTCTCGCCTATCAATTCGACAATGGCTTGACGCCCTATGTCAGTGTCGCCAGCTTCTTCAATCCGCAGATCGGCGTGACCCAGGGCGATCCACTGAAGGCGGAAAAAGGCGAGCAGTATGAAGCCGGTATCAAATATGAGCCAAGCTTCTTTCCGGGCATGATCACCGCCTCGGTCTTCCAGATTGACAAGAAGAACTGGACCGTGACCGATCCGCTCACCTTTCTCTCCACCCAGATCGGCGAGGTGCGCTCGCGCGGCTTCGAACTGGAAGGCAAGGTGGAGCTGAATGCCGATTGGAAGGCGCTGGCCTCCTTCACCTATCAGGATCTGGAGATTCTCGAACACGCCGATAGCTCGTTGATCGGCAATTCACCCTATCTCGTGCCCAAAATGCTGGCATCCGCCTGGCTGGATTACGCGATCCCAACCACGGTTCTGGCCGGAAAACTCGAAGGCTTCAGCCTGGGCGGCGGCATTCGCTATCAGGGCGAAAGCTGGGCCGATTACGCCAATACCAAAAAAGTGCCTGATGCCGTGCTGTTCGATGCCGCCATTCGCTACAAGAAAGACGACTGGGGCGCGGCACTGACCGTCACCAACCTGTTCGACAAGCAATATGTCTCCGGTTGCCAGGGTACGCTGACCTGCGGCTACGGCGAAGGCCGGACCTTAACGTTGAAGATTTCGAAGAGCTGGTAA
- a CDS encoding helix-turn-helix transcriptional regulator — MSYLPRMTSKIDGLSVASGLHRRYWNGMVADLWSVDCQRDAGGHYVSSDPRLFILLDAAGEDGADLSMAEGGGKRISGAMARAAHFIPAGLELSTAITGVKSLRHLDLHFDADILRHRLGEDAGLAALHQPRYLLDDPRLLALAELIAADVANPHPLHDLYGDGLVSALLIDVLNIRPTPARQLPHRKRSKLAAWQLRRVCDFIEAHCLRTIRLEELAGLAGLSPTYFSHAFKASTGLSPHQWQMKARIETVKQRLRDPAVPLTVIAAETGFADAAHFARSFRRAVGLSPSEWRRVRLN, encoded by the coding sequence ATGTCCTACCTGCCCCGCATGACCAGCAAGATCGACGGACTGTCCGTCGCCTCCGGCCTGCACCGGCGCTATTGGAACGGCATGGTCGCCGATCTCTGGTCGGTGGATTGCCAAAGAGACGCGGGTGGGCATTATGTCAGCAGCGATCCGCGCTTGTTCATTCTTTTGGACGCCGCAGGCGAGGATGGGGCCGACCTCAGCATGGCTGAAGGCGGTGGCAAGCGGATTTCAGGCGCGATGGCCAGGGCAGCCCATTTCATTCCCGCCGGGTTGGAACTATCGACTGCGATCACCGGCGTCAAAAGCCTGCGGCATCTGGATCTGCATTTCGATGCTGATATCTTGCGGCACCGGTTAGGCGAGGATGCCGGGCTGGCAGCTTTGCACCAGCCGCGCTACTTGCTTGATGATCCACGGTTGCTGGCGCTCGCCGAACTGATCGCCGCCGATGTCGCCAATCCGCATCCCCTGCACGATCTCTATGGCGATGGCCTGGTCAGCGCGCTGCTGATCGACGTGCTGAACATTCGCCCCACACCTGCGCGCCAACTGCCCCACCGCAAACGCAGCAAGCTGGCCGCCTGGCAGCTCCGCCGGGTTTGCGATTTCATCGAGGCCCATTGCCTGCGCACCATCCGGCTGGAGGAGCTGGCCGGGCTGGCGGGCCTGTCACCCACCTATTTCAGCCACGCCTTCAAGGCATCAACCGGCCTGTCACCGCATCAATGGCAAATGAAGGCGCGGATTGAAACGGTCAAGCAACGGCTGCGCGACCCCGCCGTGCCGCTGACGGTGATCGCGGCGGAAACCGGCTTTGCCGATGCCGCCCATTTTGCCCGCAGCTTTCGCCGCGCCGTCGGCCTGTCCCCGTCCGAATGGCGGCGAGTCCGGCTCAATTGA